A region from the Pelobates fuscus isolate aPelFus1 chromosome 1, aPelFus1.pri, whole genome shotgun sequence genome encodes:
- the CLNS1A gene encoding methylosome subunit pICln isoform X2, translating to MAIQGACWVMCHITGINRAPTDTAAMYIAESRLAWLNGSGLGFFLEYPSISLHAISRDTSAYPEEHLYVMVNSKLGDNELKESTMDEEEEEEESDDDEEPITEIRFIPGEKSDLGEMFSAMCDCQALHPDPEDEDSDDDFEGEEYDVEAHEQGQVDIPTFYTYEEGLSHLTTEGQATLERLENMLANSIGGQHMMAGVRTEGTAAEFEDGMDVEAVPAVAGQFEDADVDH from the exons ATGGCAATACAGGGAGCATGCTGGGTAATGTGTCATATTACTGGCATTAATAGAGCGCCAACAGATACCGCAGCGATGTACATAGCGGAGAG TCGTCTGGCATGGCTAAATGGCTCAGGACTTGGCTTTTTTTTGGAATATCCTTCAATCAGTCTGCATGCCATTTCAAGAGACACCAGTGCTTACCCAGAAGAACATCTCTATGTCATGGTGAACTCCAAACTAGGAG ATAATGAATTGAAAGAGTCAACTATggatgaagaggaggaggaggaagagagtgATGACGATGAGGAGCCCATCACAGAAATACGTTTTATTCCTGGTGAAAAATCTGATT TAGGAGAGATGTTTTCTGCTATGTGCGACTGTCAAGCTCTCCATCCTGACCCCGAAGATGAAGATTCTGATGATGATTTTGAAGGAGAAGAATATGATGTTGAAGCTCATG agCAAGGACAGGTTGATATCCCCACATTTTATACTTATGAAGAAGGCTTGTCACACCTCACTACAGAAGGTCAAGCTACTCTCGAGCGGTTAGAAAATATGCTGGCTAATTCCATTGGCGGTCAGCACATGATGGCCGGAGTCCGGACTGAAGGGACTGCAGCAGAGTTTGAAG
- the CLNS1A gene encoding methylosome subunit pICln isoform X1, whose amino-acid sequence MAAFLSSFSPPAEGVRRLQPGTEAIVGGKGLGPGTLYIAESRLAWLNGSGLGFFLEYPSISLHAISRDTSAYPEEHLYVMVNSKLGDNELKESTMDEEEEEEESDDDEEPITEIRFIPGEKSDLGEMFSAMCDCQALHPDPEDEDSDDDFEGEEYDVEAHEQGQVDIPTFYTYEEGLSHLTTEGQATLERLENMLANSIGGQHMMAGVRTEGTAAEFEDGMDVEAVPAVAGQFEDADVDH is encoded by the exons ATGGCTGCCTTCCTGAGCAGCTTCTCCCCGCCAGCAGAGGGGGTCCGGCGGCTGCAGCCAGGGACTGAGGCCATAGTGGGCGGCAAGGGCTTGGGCCCCGGGACCCTGTACATAGCGGAGAG TCGTCTGGCATGGCTAAATGGCTCAGGACTTGGCTTTTTTTTGGAATATCCTTCAATCAGTCTGCATGCCATTTCAAGAGACACCAGTGCTTACCCAGAAGAACATCTCTATGTCATGGTGAACTCCAAACTAGGAG ATAATGAATTGAAAGAGTCAACTATggatgaagaggaggaggaggaagagagtgATGACGATGAGGAGCCCATCACAGAAATACGTTTTATTCCTGGTGAAAAATCTGATT TAGGAGAGATGTTTTCTGCTATGTGCGACTGTCAAGCTCTCCATCCTGACCCCGAAGATGAAGATTCTGATGATGATTTTGAAGGAGAAGAATATGATGTTGAAGCTCATG agCAAGGACAGGTTGATATCCCCACATTTTATACTTATGAAGAAGGCTTGTCACACCTCACTACAGAAGGTCAAGCTACTCTCGAGCGGTTAGAAAATATGCTGGCTAATTCCATTGGCGGTCAGCACATGATGGCCGGAGTCCGGACTGAAGGGACTGCAGCAGAGTTTGAAG